The Nitratidesulfovibrio sp. SRB-5 genomic sequence GCTGGTGCTGCGCAAGGGCGGCAACAGGGTGCTTGGCGTGCAGGCCGTGGGGCCGCATGCGGGCGAGGTGCTGAACGAATGGGTGGCGGTGCTGGGCGGCGGGGTGCGCCTTTCCGCGCTTGCCGGGGCCGTGCATCCCTATCCCACGCTGGGCGAGATTTCGGCCCGCGCTGCGGGCAACGTGGTGTCGCGGGTGCTGTTTTCCGCCGGTGCGCGCAGGCTGCTGCGCCTGCTGTTCGGTTACCGGGGGTGATGCCCAGACGCCTTGGCGTCGTCGTGCGCCCAGACGCCTTGGCGTCGTCGTGTGTCCAGACGCCCTGGCGTCGTCGTGTGTCCAGCCGCCAAGGCGTCGTCATGCTGTCGATCGGCGGACGATAAAGTGCCCCCGAAGACGGTGGCAGAAGCGGGGGTACCGTCTCCGGGGGCTGTTCCGGGGGCATGTTCGGGAAGGATTCCGTGGTTCGCGGCTTCCTTCGATGATGCCTGTCTAACACTGTCATGCACTGTGCGATATTGGGTGTAGCGCTAAATCTTTCGGTAGGGAGCGTGGTAGGGGACCCCCATGCGTGGCGCATGAGCAGTGCCGCCATGCAGGGGGAGCATCCATGCGTCACGGGGGCTTGCCATCCCGCGCCGGGATGGCGTGCATGCGCGTATCGGTACGTATGAGCGAAGCCGCACGGGATGGAGCGGGCCAGCGCGAAACGGCAATACGGCGGTGCGCCGTGCGCTACGCAGTTGCGGACAACATTCAATGGTACGGGGATATCCAATGCCGCAGTTCGGAGCGCACATGTCCGTGGCCGGGGGGCTCTGGCGCGCGGTGGAACACGCCGTGTCGGTGGGGGCGCAGGCCTTGCAGGTGTTCACCGCCAATCAGCGGCGGTGGGAGGTGCCCTGTCTTTCGGATGATGACGCAAGGCGCTTTCGTGCAGCCGTGGCCGACTGGGGCGGGGGCTTCGTGGCATCGCACGCCTCGTACCTGTTCAATCTCGCCTCGCCCGACGAGGACGCCGGAGCGCGCTCGGTGCGCGGGTTGGCGGAAGAGATCGGGAGGTGCGGCCTGCTGGGCATTCCGTGGGTGGTACTGCATCCCGGTGCGCATCTGGAAGGAGGTGATAGGCAGACCGTGGAGCACGCCGCCCATCGGGTGGCCGCGCGGCTGGCCGCGGCCTTCGACGCGGCGGGGCGCCTGCATCCCCATGCCGACGGCGTGGGCGTGCTGCTGGAAAATACCGCCGGGCAGGGCACCTGCCTTGGGGGCGATGTGGCGGACCTTGGACGCATCGTGGATGCCTGTCCGGCCCGCGAACGGCTGGGGGTGTGCATCGACACGGCCCATGCCTGCGCCGCCGGGTACGACCTGGCGACGGAGGACGGCTACGCGCGGCTGATGGCGGCGGTGGAGGGCGCGGTGGGGCTTGGGCGGGTGCGCCTGTTCCACGTCAACGACAGCGCCACGCCATGCGGCGCGCGCAGCGACCGGCACGCGCACATCGGGTTGGGGCACGTGGGGGCCGCCGGGTTTGCCCGGCTGGTGCGCGACCCGCGTTTTGCCGCCCACCCCATGGTGCTGGAAACGCATAAGGGCAAGGATCTGGCAGAGGACCGCCGCAACCTGCGGGTGCTGCGCCGCCTTGCCGCGGGTGATGACCCGGGCAAGGCCGCGTGCGACGTGGAAGGGCTGAAGGAATAGGGCGCGTTCCGGTCAGGCAGGGCGGATACGCCGGAAGCACCGGTTCCCCGTGGCGGAAACCGGTTTGGTGGAGGCACGCCGCAATATGGGGCCGATGGCTGCCCGCGCCGCATTCCGGCCCCGGCAGGGTCTCCCCGAGTGGGCGGGGCCAGTCCTTTGGGCGGTGTTAGTCCTTTGGGCAGGGCTCGTCGTGGGCGTCGTCGGCATTGTCCGCCGGAGAAGCGACCGAAGCGGCTTCCGTGGTGGTCAGGGGGGTACCCTGCCCCGGCAGCAACGAACCCGGCTGCATCAGGGAAGGGCAGGCCCCGCCAGCCGTGGCGGACGGGCATCCGCCCGCCACGTCCGTTCCTGAAGACGGACAGCCTGAACAGCCCGTATCGCCGTCATGCGTGGCAGAAGGCGCGCCGGGCGTGGTCACCGCGTATTCCGGGCGCAGGTGGGGCATCAGTTCCTTGGTGGCGGTACGCTGCGCCGCCTCCACGAACACCTTGCCGTCCCGCGCCGTGACGTCGAAGCGGGTCACCACCCGGCGGTCGTCCGGGAACATCAGCCGTTTCTGGCGGATCATTTCCTCCACGATGCCTTCCAGGGCCTCTTGCGCGTCGTCCGTCAGGTCGAAGCGCACCAGCGACAGGCGCAGGTTGGCCTGCCAGCGTTCGTCGGGCAGGAAGGCCGCGTTCCACGCGAACACTCCCAGGCTCACGGCGTTCTCCGGACCGCTCAGTTCTTCGGCAACGGCCAGCAGCGGGCGGCAAAAGTCGTGGATGAGTTGGGAAAAGGGGTCCATCTTCCGCTCGGCCTTGCGGCGGCGGATTTCGGCGATGCGTTTTTTGAGCTTCTTGGCGTCGGAAGCGGCCATGGTGCCTCGCTGCGGTGGGTTGCGTGGCGCGCGGCTGGGCGCGAACGGCAGGTGCATAGGCGGTTTCGCGGGCAAGCGCAACCCGGCGCCGGGGCGGCGGGGGCCTTTGACCGACGCGACCGGACGCGCCCGGACGCGATCGAACGCGCCGTGCACGTCAGACAGGCCAGACAGGCCAAGCAGGCCAGACACGCCGGAAGGGCGGATGGGCAAACGGCCACGCAGGCGAAACGGTGGACAAGCGGGCGCATGCCGCCCCACGCAGGCCCACCGGATGGTGCGAGCCTGCGTGATGCGAGCCTGCGTGATGCGAACCTGCGCGAAACGAGCCGCGTGATATGGAAATGTGCGTGGCATGCGCGCGGCGGCGGGACGGGCAGCGTCCGCCCGTTCCCTTTCCGGCTGTCAGCGGCTGCGCGAGCGGGCCCACAGGGCAATGCCCGCCAGCCCCACGATGTACCCGATGCCGCCCGCCACGTCGGACATGCGCGGCCCGCCGGACTGCATGGCCGCCAACGAATGACGCAACGGCGCCACCTGTTCGGCCACGGCCTCGGCCACGATGCGCCGCAGGGCGGCCTCGTCAATTGCCGCGCCTGTGGAAGGCCCGGCGGCGGAGGGTGCCGGTGTGGCGGCCTTTGGCGCGCTCTGCGCCGGGGCGGTGCCCAATGCGGCCTGCGGGGTCGCGGCCTGCGGGGTCGCGGGCGACGCGGCAGGAGGGGCGGGGGCTGCGGACGTTGCCGCCGCGCTCTCCACGACAGGCGCGGCCAGGTATTCCTCGGCGGGCATGGTCCAGGTGTTGCGGTGGCCTTCGCCAGCCTGCACCTCGATGACCAGGTCGGCCTTGGCGGCGCGCAGTTCCGGGGTGATGGGCAGGGCGCAGCGCCCCTTGGCGTCGGTGACGGCGGTGCCCATTACCGTGTTGCTGCCCGCAAGCCTGACGGTAACCTTGGCCTCGCGGGTGGGGTTGCCGCTGCTGAACGAACTTTCGCAACGGATGGCGCCGCCTTCCACCCAGGCAAAGATGTTCACCCTGTGGGCCAGGGCCGGGCTTGCCTGCCCCAGCAGCAGGAACGCGCCCACGAGCAGGAGCGTGAACAGCGTCGCCGCGTGGTGCCCCGTGCGCGGCATGACCCGGCGCGTCAGGGCTCGACGCGTTATGGCCCGGCTGGGCATGCCGAGCGCGTCGGGTGCGGCGGATGTACTGGATGCGCCCGCCGTGGTGGTGGGCCGCGTGGTGGTGTAGGCAGAAACAACGTCGCACAACGGCGTGCGGGCGAAAATCCGGGTCTGTTTGCTGGGCATGGGGCCTCCTGCGTGTTGCCCCCTTGGCATGCATCTTTTTTTCGTAAAGTTCAAACGCCAAGTGCGCATTATGAAGAATCGTGTCACGAATTTCGTGTGCGCCAAGCCGCCATGGTCGCCTTTTGCTTGCCTGCGCACGCCGTTGGGGCTATCTGCTTGATGATATCACCTTCAGGAAGAAGGGCAGGCGGATGAAGGACGAAAATCCGAACAGCATGGACAGTTGCAGCAGAGTTCCCTCCGGGCGGACGGGCGTTGGCCGCGTGGCTGGCGACAGTCCCGTGGCGGAAGCGGGTGCGCCAGGCCAGCTTTCTCCCGGTCAGGTTTCCCCGGGCCAAGTTTCGCCGGGCCAGACGTCCCATGGCACGGGTCTGCCGGACCCACGCTTGCCGGATCATCCCGTCCTTGACCGGTCCGGCGCCATGCGCCGCCTGGAACTGGATGCCGAAAGCTACGGCCAGCTTCTGGCGCTGATGACCCTGGAGGTTGGCGGCATGCTGGACGCCTTGGCCGAGGCCTGGCGCAATGGCGATGTGGCGGCCATGCGCCAGTATGCCCACCGGCTGAAAAGCGAGGCTGCCAACGTGGGGGCTGAAGAGGTGCGCTTTGCCGCAAGCAGGCTGGAGCAGTTGCTGCGGCAGCGGGAAGGGGCGGACAGCGGGTCCCCGCCTGCTTCCACCACGCGCTTTTCCCCCTTGGAGCATGCCGGGCTGTCAGGACAGCACGTGTCAGGGCAGCACGTGTCAGGGCAGCCTGTGTCCGGGCCGCATATGTCCGGGGCGCATATGTCCGGGGCGCATATGTCCGGGCCACATATGTCCGGGGCGCATGTTCTCCCGCCGGGCGAAGCCTCGGCGGCGGTCAGTCATCTGCGCACGGCGCTGGCCCGACTTGCCGCCGTGCTCGGCCAGTAGCGCTCCGCCGCGTGCCTGGCGCCAGTCGCCGCAGCGCGCGGTCGTTTCCTTCCTTGCCTGCGGCGGGCTTTCGCCGCCTGGGGTTTCCCGGCCCGGCATGGGGCGGCCCCGCATCCGCCACCCGGACATGCCGGGCGGTCTAAAGCAAAACGTCATCCAGCCGATGAGGTTTCCGACGGGGTGCGCCCACCCCGCCGCGACCCTTTGCGGAAGGTAGTCACATGCTTTGCCGTTTTCGTGCATTCCGTGGTCTTGCCCGCGCGCTGCTGCTGGCGGCGGCCCTGGCCGCGTCCGTTCCCGCAGCCTTGGGCCTGTGCGGCCCGGCGGCCACGCCGCCACCGCGCAACGTGCCCGACAAGCCCTTTGCCGACACCCGGTCCGGCCGTACCATCAGCGAGCCCGACGACTGGAGCCGCATGGCCACGGCCACGGCCCTGCGCGTGTACAAGGCCCTGGACGACCGCAGGGACCTGGTGGCCCTGCCCATCCGCATCACCCCGCCCAATGCCCGGCCCTTTGCGCTGGCCTACCAGAACCTGCTGGCTACCGAACTTGTGTCGCGGGGCATGCAGGTGACGCTGGCGCCGGAGAATGATTCGGTGGAACTGGACTTTGCGGTGCATGCCGTGCCCGTGGGGCCGCAGCGCCCGGTGCCGGAGGCCGCCGCCAACCCCGACGCCAAATGGCAAGTGGTGCTGACCACCACCATGTGGCACGGCAACCGCTATGTCATTCATGCGGCGGACGGCTTCGTGGTGCGCGGGGACGAGCTTGGCAAGTACGTGGACCCGGACGCGCCCGGACACACCGTGCGGCCCTTCCGGTCGCGCAGCGTGCCCATGGTCAACAGGTAGATCGACAGGGTGGCCGCAAGCGCGGGCCGGGGGATTCCGGCCATGCGCGTGTGCAATCTCACAGACCGGGAGGCGATGCATGTTCGCATCCAGACAATATTTCGATGGGCTGCAAGGTGCACTGCGCTCCCTTGCGGCAGGCCGTTTGTCAGGCCCGAAGTCCGCACTGCGTACCATGGCGCTTGCGGCGGGGGTGCTGGCTCTCGCCCTGCACGC encodes the following:
- a CDS encoding Hpt domain-containing protein, producing the protein MPDHPVLDRSGAMRRLELDAESYGQLLALMTLEVGGMLDALAEAWRNGDVAAMRQYAHRLKSEAANVGAEEVRFAASRLEQLLRQREGADSGSPPASTTRFSPLEHAGLSGQHVSGQHVSGQPVSGPHMSGAHMSGAHMSGPHMSGAHVLPPGEASAAVSHLRTALARLAAVLGQ
- a CDS encoding deoxyribonuclease IV, which gives rise to MPQFGAHMSVAGGLWRAVEHAVSVGAQALQVFTANQRRWEVPCLSDDDARRFRAAVADWGGGFVASHASYLFNLASPDEDAGARSVRGLAEEIGRCGLLGIPWVVLHPGAHLEGGDRQTVEHAAHRVAARLAAAFDAAGRLHPHADGVGVLLENTAGQGTCLGGDVADLGRIVDACPARERLGVCIDTAHACAAGYDLATEDGYARLMAAVEGAVGLGRVRLFHVNDSATPCGARSDRHAHIGLGHVGAAGFARLVRDPRFAAHPMVLETHKGKDLAEDRRNLRVLRRLAAGDDPGKAACDVEGLKE